One region of Streptomyces rishiriensis genomic DNA includes:
- a CDS encoding esterase/lipase family protein codes for MKVTRALQPFLPLCQRLLPDLRTLPGILNLSSLPNLPGLPGLPGLPSRLAGLSLTLLKATALDLAILAGHLLLYPSGMAQERRAAARPALPRVAGADDPAQLPTKGPLPVVLLHGFIDNRSVFVLLRRSLAQHGRQRVESLNYSPLTCDIRTAAELLGRHIEEICERTGSSQVDVVGHSLGGLIARYYVQRLGGDGRVRTLVTLGTPHSGTRVAPLANAHPIVRQMRPGSELIEELSRPAQGCRTQFVSFWSDLDHLMDPLESACVDHPDLLVQNVRVTGIGHLALPVHPAVATGIRQALDTARTGASAGARTGSRAGTRTGTQTDGLTVA; via the coding sequence ATGAAGGTCACCCGGGCACTACAGCCCTTTCTTCCGCTGTGTCAGCGTCTGTTGCCGGACCTGCGGACCCTTCCGGGCATCCTGAACCTCTCAAGCCTGCCGAACCTCCCAGGACTCCCCGGCCTGCCCGGCCTCCCGAGCAGACTGGCCGGACTCTCCCTGACCCTTCTCAAGGCGACGGCTCTGGACCTGGCGATCCTCGCGGGCCACCTGCTCCTCTACCCCTCCGGCATGGCGCAGGAGCGCCGAGCCGCCGCCCGGCCCGCGCTGCCCAGGGTGGCCGGTGCCGACGACCCCGCACAGCTGCCGACCAAGGGTCCGCTCCCGGTCGTCCTGCTGCACGGGTTCATCGACAACCGTTCCGTGTTCGTCCTGCTGCGCCGCAGCCTGGCCCAGCACGGCAGGCAGCGCGTGGAGTCGCTCAACTACTCCCCCCTGACCTGTGACATCCGGACCGCCGCCGAGCTGCTCGGCCGGCACATAGAGGAGATCTGCGAGCGCACCGGCAGTTCGCAGGTCGACGTGGTCGGGCACAGCCTGGGCGGCCTCATCGCCCGGTACTACGTGCAGCGGCTGGGCGGTGACGGCAGGGTCCGGACGCTGGTCACGCTGGGCACGCCGCACTCCGGCACCCGGGTGGCGCCGCTGGCGAACGCGCACCCGATCGTGCGCCAGATGCGCCCGGGCTCCGAGCTGATCGAGGAACTCTCCCGGCCGGCGCAGGGCTGTCGCACGCAGTTCGTCAGCTTCTGGAGCGACCTCGACCACCTCATGGACCCGCTGGAGTCGGCCTGCGTCGACCACCCCGACCTGTTGGTACAGAACGTTCGAGTGACCGGGATCGGCCACCTCGCCCTGCCGGTCCACCCGGCTGTCGCCACCGGCATACGGCAGGCCCTCGACACGGCACGTACGGGAGCGTCCGCCGGCGCGCGCACCGGCAGCCGAGCCGGCACCCGCACCGGCACTCAGACCGATGGCCTGACCGTGGCCTGA
- a CDS encoding cobalamin B12-binding domain-containing protein, producing MGVAAGPIRVVVAKPGLDGHDRGAKVIARALRDAGMEVIYTGLHQTPEQIVGTAIQEDADAIGLSILSGAHNTLFAAVIELLKERDAADILVFGGGIIPEADIAPLKEKGVAEIFTPGATTASIVDWVRANVRQPAGA from the coding sequence ATGGGTGTGGCAGCCGGTCCGATCCGCGTGGTGGTGGCCAAGCCGGGGCTCGACGGCCACGATCGCGGGGCCAAGGTGATCGCGCGGGCGCTGCGCGACGCCGGTATGGAGGTCATCTACACCGGGCTCCACCAGACGCCCGAGCAGATCGTCGGAACCGCGATCCAGGAGGACGCCGACGCGATCGGTCTGTCCATCCTGTCCGGCGCCCACAACACGCTCTTCGCCGCGGTGATCGAGCTGCTGAAGGAGCGGGACGCGGCGGACATCCTGGTGTTCGGCGGGGGCATCATTCCGGAGGCGGACATCGCGCCGTTGAAGGAGAAGGGCGTCGCGGAGATCTTCACGCCGGGAGCGACCACCGCGTCGATCGTCGACTGGGTCCGAGCGAACGTGCGGCAGCCTGCCGGCGCCTAG
- a CDS encoding DUF5691 domain-containing protein, translating to MNAARPLTPPTAWEDLVTAALLGTDRRTPPGTAPGRAAPAALLDAAAAETVRRRAGLRPGRAAPLPAPAAEDPRPALPVAAARRLAFLLADRPGSGSGGRRGTAPDLMELLPQWLTAVNARGFAAPAESLPALLDAARGRTDLRPAALEFAGPRALWLARLNPDWRFALRAAPGGGASLPGPTETERIERLWQEGLFAERVALLATIRLRDPDAARELLAASWSAERAEDRLMFLDSLRAGLGPRDEPFLEQALTDRSRNVRATAAELLSALPGSALAARMAVRAGACVAVDHTVDTPTLLVEAPHECDAAMERDGVSAKAPPGRGERSWWFGQLVEAAPLATWRSRLGGRTPEQIVALPVADDWLGELHAAWCRAAVRQRDADWSRALLGVPSAPGAGGPGAVSLAERAKLLGTLPAAERADWVAGFIAAHGLSEAFQLLGVCPVPWATPLGRAVVDALNIARDAGSYPWSFSGVMGLAERCLDPGEAARLDALLAVPDEPEDASPGAGSYWAEAFQRLGRTLRLRAVMAQELTSPPAPTSSPPD from the coding sequence ATGAACGCCGCCCGCCCCCTCACCCCACCGACCGCCTGGGAGGACCTGGTCACGGCCGCTCTCCTCGGAACGGACCGCCGTACGCCCCCGGGCACGGCTCCCGGCCGGGCCGCTCCGGCCGCCCTGTTGGACGCGGCGGCCGCGGAGACCGTACGCCGACGGGCCGGTCTGCGTCCCGGCCGGGCGGCCCCCCTGCCGGCGCCGGCCGCCGAGGACCCGCGTCCGGCACTGCCCGTCGCGGCGGCCCGCCGGCTCGCCTTCCTGCTGGCCGACCGACCCGGCAGCGGCTCGGGCGGCCGCAGAGGCACCGCACCGGATCTCATGGAGTTGCTGCCCCAGTGGCTGACGGCGGTGAACGCCCGGGGGTTCGCCGCACCCGCCGAGTCCCTCCCCGCGCTGCTGGACGCGGCGCGGGGGCGTACGGACCTGCGTCCGGCGGCGCTGGAGTTCGCCGGCCCGCGCGCCCTGTGGCTCGCCCGGCTGAACCCCGACTGGCGGTTCGCCCTGCGGGCGGCACCGGGCGGCGGCGCCTCGCTGCCGGGCCCCACGGAGACCGAACGCATCGAAAGGCTCTGGCAGGAGGGCCTGTTCGCCGAGCGGGTCGCCCTCCTGGCCACGATCCGCCTCCGCGACCCCGACGCGGCGCGCGAACTGCTCGCCGCGTCCTGGTCGGCGGAACGAGCCGAGGACCGACTGATGTTCCTCGACTCGCTGCGTGCCGGCCTCGGCCCACGGGACGAGCCCTTCCTGGAACAGGCCCTGACGGACCGGAGCCGCAATGTGCGGGCCACCGCCGCGGAGCTGCTCTCGGCGCTGCCGGGTTCGGCGCTCGCCGCGCGGATGGCGGTCCGGGCCGGCGCCTGCGTGGCCGTCGACCACACCGTCGACACGCCGACGCTCCTCGTGGAAGCCCCCCACGAGTGCGACGCGGCCATGGAACGTGACGGTGTGTCGGCCAAGGCGCCGCCCGGCCGGGGTGAGCGGTCCTGGTGGTTCGGGCAACTCGTGGAGGCTGCCCCGCTCGCCACCTGGAGGTCGCGCCTGGGCGGCCGTACGCCGGAGCAGATCGTTGCCCTGCCGGTGGCCGACGACTGGCTGGGCGAACTGCACGCGGCGTGGTGCCGGGCCGCCGTCCGGCAGCGCGACGCCGACTGGTCGCGGGCGCTGCTCGGGGTGCCGTCGGCGCCCGGCGCGGGCGGGCCGGGCGCGGTCTCCCTGGCCGAACGGGCCAAACTGCTGGGCACGCTTCCGGCGGCCGAACGGGCCGACTGGGTCGCCGGTTTCATCGCCGCCCACGGCCTCTCGGAGGCGTTCCAACTGCTCGGCGTATGCCCGGTACCGTGGGCGACACCGCTCGGCCGTGCCGTCGTCGACGCGCTCAACATCGCTCGGGACGCGGGCAGTTACCCCTGGAGCTTCAGCGGCGTCATGGGTTTGGCCGAACGCTGCCTCGACCCCGGGGAGGCAGCCCGCCTCGACGCCCTCCTGGCCGTACCGGACGAGCCGGAGGACGCCTCACCGGGCGCCGGCAGCTACTGGGCGGAGGCATTCCAACGGCTGGGAAGAACGCTCCGACTGCGGGCGGTGATGGCACAGGAACTGACCAGCCCCCCGGCCCCCACTTCCAGCCCACCCGACTGA
- a CDS encoding SWIM zinc finger family protein gives MTQQGVRWTADQVLALAPDSTSRKAGSKLGTADPWSGTGSSREGAVWGLCEGSGGTPYRTVVDTADGAGPAYKCTCPSRKFPCKHALGLLLLWADGEGAVAAGPVPDWAEQWIAGRRRTAGKGEAGPTGSGSGPADPEGARRRAERRAERITAGATELEERLADLLRTGLAAAEQSGYALWEETAARMVDAQAPGLAARVRELGAVPGSGPDWPVRLLEECALLHLLDQGWLHRAGLPDALAATVRARVGLPSPPTGPPVRDHWLVLAQYDTPDPRLTTRRIWLYGTASGRTALLLSYGAAGRAPELALPVGLALDAELSAHPGAVQQRVSLGEQFAPPFLTGSRPPGGTTTEATARYGETLRHDPWQDSVPVTLDNVIPTPDGDSWQLADADGDRALPLTPAAISRPGLWRLVALSGGAPVKVFGECGHRGFTPLTAWPTGPGEAVRLC, from the coding sequence ATGACTCAGCAGGGGGTGCGCTGGACGGCGGACCAGGTGCTCGCACTGGCGCCTGACTCCACGTCACGCAAAGCGGGAAGCAAACTCGGCACGGCCGATCCGTGGTCGGGCACGGGCAGTTCGCGGGAGGGGGCGGTATGGGGCCTGTGCGAGGGCAGCGGCGGTACCCCGTACCGGACGGTCGTCGACACCGCGGACGGGGCCGGTCCGGCGTACAAATGCACTTGCCCGAGCCGCAAGTTCCCGTGCAAGCACGCGCTCGGGCTGCTGCTGCTCTGGGCGGACGGCGAGGGGGCTGTGGCGGCGGGACCGGTGCCGGACTGGGCCGAGCAGTGGATCGCGGGACGCAGGCGGACGGCGGGGAAGGGGGAGGCGGGTCCCACGGGTTCCGGGTCCGGCCCCGCCGATCCGGAGGGGGCGCGCCGCAGGGCGGAGCGGCGTGCCGAGCGGATCACCGCGGGGGCGACGGAACTGGAGGAGCGGCTCGCCGACCTGCTGCGCACGGGCCTGGCCGCGGCCGAGCAGTCCGGGTATGCGCTGTGGGAGGAGACGGCGGCCCGCATGGTCGACGCGCAGGCGCCCGGACTGGCGGCTCGGGTACGGGAGTTGGGTGCAGTTCCGGGGTCCGGTCCGGACTGGCCGGTGCGGTTGCTGGAGGAGTGCGCTCTGCTCCACCTTCTCGACCAGGGCTGGTTGCACCGTGCGGGACTGCCGGACGCCCTGGCGGCGACGGTCCGCGCCCGCGTGGGCCTGCCGTCCCCGCCGACGGGTCCGCCGGTCCGCGACCACTGGCTGGTGCTCGCCCAGTACGACACACCGGACCCGAGGCTGACGACCCGCCGCATCTGGCTGTACGGCACCGCCTCGGGCCGCACCGCGCTCCTGCTCTCCTACGGCGCGGCGGGCCGCGCACCGGAGCTCGCCCTGCCCGTCGGCCTCGCCCTGGACGCCGAGTTGTCCGCACACCCGGGCGCGGTACAGCAACGGGTATCGCTCGGCGAGCAGTTCGCCCCGCCGTTCCTCACCGGGAGCCGCCCCCCGGGCGGGACGACGACCGAGGCGACCGCCCGCTACGGCGAGACCCTGCGCCACGACCCCTGGCAGGACTCCGTCCCGGTGACGCTCGACAACGTCATACCGACCCCGGACGGCGACTCCTGGCAACTGGCCGACGCCGACGGCGACAGGGCGCTGCCGCTCACCCCCGCAGCGATCTCCCGCCCCGGCCTGTGGCGCCTGGTCGCCCTCTCGGGCGGCGCCCCCGTCAAGGTCTTCGGCGAGTGCGGCCACCGTGGCTTCACCCCGCTGACGGCCTGGCCGACGGGCCCCGGCGAGGCGGTACGCCTGTGCTGA
- a CDS encoding ATP-binding protein translates to MSVSVDPTAEPTSVEPSGNDSAEALRPHAEDAFADELAVLAAQDDRPRPARWKLSPWAVATYLLGGVLPDGTVISPKYVGPRRIVEVAVSTLATDRALLLLGVPGTAKTWVSEHLAAAVSGDSTLLVQGTAGTPEEAIRYGWNYAQLLAHGPSRDALVPSPVMRAMAEGATVRVEELTRIPADVQDTLITILSEKTLPIPELGQEVQAVRGFNLIATANDRDRGINELSSALRRRFNTVVLPLPESVEAEVDIVARRVDQIGRSLDLPAAPDGIDEIRRVVTVFRELRAGVTSDGRTKVKSPSGTLSTAEAISVVTGGLALAAHFGDGVLRAGDVAAGVLGAVVRDPAADRVVWQEYLEAVVRERAGWTDFYRACREVSA, encoded by the coding sequence ATGTCCGTGTCCGTAGATCCCACGGCGGAACCCACGTCCGTGGAACCGAGTGGGAACGACTCGGCGGAAGCATTGCGTCCGCACGCCGAGGACGCCTTCGCCGACGAACTCGCCGTGCTCGCGGCCCAGGACGACCGCCCGCGCCCGGCCCGCTGGAAACTGTCGCCGTGGGCCGTCGCCACCTATCTCCTCGGCGGTGTCCTGCCGGACGGCACGGTGATCTCGCCGAAGTACGTGGGCCCGCGCCGCATCGTCGAGGTCGCCGTGTCCACCCTCGCCACCGACCGCGCCCTGCTCCTGCTCGGGGTCCCGGGCACCGCCAAGACCTGGGTCTCCGAACACCTGGCGGCGGCCGTCAGCGGTGACTCGACGCTGCTGGTGCAGGGCACCGCCGGCACACCGGAGGAGGCGATCCGCTACGGCTGGAACTACGCGCAGCTGCTCGCCCACGGTCCGAGCCGGGACGCGCTGGTGCCCAGCCCCGTCATGCGGGCCATGGCGGAGGGGGCGACGGTGCGGGTGGAGGAGCTGACCCGCATCCCGGCCGACGTGCAGGACACCCTCATCACGATCCTGTCGGAGAAGACCCTCCCCATACCGGAGTTGGGGCAGGAGGTGCAGGCGGTCCGCGGGTTCAATCTCATCGCCACGGCCAACGACCGGGACCGCGGGATCAACGAACTGTCCAGCGCCCTGCGCCGCCGCTTCAACACGGTGGTGCTGCCGTTGCCCGAAAGCGTCGAGGCCGAGGTGGACATCGTCGCCCGGCGCGTCGACCAGATCGGCCGCTCCCTCGACCTGCCGGCCGCTCCCGACGGGATCGACGAGATCCGCCGGGTGGTGACGGTCTTCCGCGAACTGCGCGCGGGTGTCACCTCCGACGGCCGTACGAAGGTCAAGTCGCCGAGCGGCACGCTGTCCACCGCGGAGGCCATCTCCGTCGTCACCGGCGGCCTCGCGCTGGCCGCGCACTTCGGCGACGGCGTGCTGCGGGCGGGGGACGTGGCCGCGGGCGTCCTCGGCGCCGTGGTCCGAGATCCGGCGGCCGACCGGGTCGTGTGGCAGGAGTACCTGGAGGCGGTCGTCCGGGAGCGCGCCGGCTGGACCGACTTCTACCGCGCCTGCCGGGAGGTGAGCGCGTGA
- a CDS encoding DUF5682 family protein, translated as MTGVAEGGGRGPEAGRPLLLGVRHHGPGSARAVRAALDAARPRTVLVEGPPEADTLIPLAADEDMRPPVALLAHAVDEPGRSAFWPLAEFSPEWVALRWALEHGVPARFIDLPATHTLAWEKKGKKEGAEKAEEDHKEGTEPGGHRGGEGQSESGGESGQDAPGAGDGMRGDPLGRLAAVAGYDDPERWWEDVVEHRPTGAEDPFAPFAAIEEAMGALREAGATGARGDGEERDLVREAYMRIQVRSAEKEFGPDGVAVVCGAWHVPALRRKVAVAADRALLRGLPKVRADLTWVPWTHRRLARAGGYGAGIDSPGWYAHLFGAPDRPVERWLTKVAMLLRAEDRIVSPAHVIEAVRLAETLAALRGRPLPGLGETTDAVRAVLCEGSDVPLALVRDRLVVGDVLGEVPAGAPAVPLQRDLDRIQRRLRLKPEAAARELALDLRKDNDAERSTLLHRLRLLRIAWGEPAASPGSTGTFRETWRLRWEPELSVRTAEAGVWGTTVLAAATAKAEADAVAARDLAEVTGLAERCLLAGLPEALPTVMRVLADRAALDTDVGHLAQALPALVRSLRYGDVRGTDTGALAEVAAGLAERVFVGLPPACASLDADAADGMRRHVDAVHAAVGMLEETAAAPGRAAAPGPTVAGGVPGAAGGRAGGVEPGGVGELPGASAAGDRDRDLDGEPRPGPCGLRERWRSVLRVLSGRDTVPGVIRGRAVRLLLDEGELHQDEAARLMGLALSAGTPPSDAAAWIEGFVGGGSGGGLLLMHDERLLGLVDGWLTSVPAEAFTDVLPLLRRTFSAYEQGVRRTLGELVRRGPGKRGSGPGAGSGTPGFAAELDEERADAVLPVVRLLLGSGSGSGSGSGWGPGPGSGSEPVHGLADDNELAGMGT; from the coding sequence ATGACGGGCGTCGCGGAGGGCGGCGGTCGGGGCCCGGAGGCGGGGCGGCCGTTGCTGCTCGGGGTACGTCATCACGGGCCGGGGTCGGCGCGGGCGGTACGGGCGGCGCTGGACGCCGCCCGGCCGCGGACCGTACTGGTCGAGGGGCCGCCCGAGGCCGACACGCTGATTCCGCTCGCCGCCGACGAGGACATGCGGCCGCCGGTCGCACTGCTCGCCCACGCCGTCGACGAACCCGGCCGTTCCGCCTTCTGGCCGCTGGCGGAGTTCTCCCCGGAATGGGTGGCCCTCCGCTGGGCCCTGGAGCACGGCGTCCCCGCTCGCTTCATCGACCTCCCGGCCACGCACACCCTGGCCTGGGAGAAGAAGGGCAAGAAGGAGGGAGCGGAGAAGGCAGAGGAGGACCATAAGGAGGGGACGGAACCCGGGGGACATCGCGGGGGCGAGGGCCAGAGCGAGAGCGGAGGCGAGAGCGGGCAGGACGCGCCCGGCGCCGGGGACGGGATGCGGGGGGACCCCCTCGGGCGGCTCGCCGCGGTCGCCGGGTACGACGATCCCGAGCGGTGGTGGGAGGACGTCGTCGAGCACCGGCCGACGGGGGCCGAGGATCCGTTCGCGCCGTTCGCCGCGATCGAGGAGGCGATGGGGGCGCTGAGGGAGGCCGGTGCGACCGGAGCCCGGGGGGACGGCGAGGAGCGGGACCTCGTGCGGGAGGCCTACATGCGCATCCAAGTCCGCTCCGCCGAAAAGGAGTTCGGGCCGGACGGCGTGGCCGTGGTGTGCGGGGCGTGGCATGTGCCCGCGCTCCGCAGGAAGGTCGCCGTCGCCGCCGACCGCGCGCTGCTCAGGGGGCTGCCCAAGGTCAGAGCCGACCTGACCTGGGTGCCGTGGACCCACCGCAGGCTTGCCCGGGCCGGAGGGTACGGGGCCGGTATCGACTCGCCGGGCTGGTACGCGCATCTCTTCGGTGCGCCGGACCGGCCGGTCGAGCGCTGGCTGACGAAGGTGGCGATGCTGCTGCGTGCGGAGGACCGGATCGTGTCCCCGGCGCATGTCATTGAGGCGGTCCGGCTGGCCGAGACGCTCGCCGCGCTGCGCGGCCGGCCGCTGCCCGGCCTGGGCGAGACGACCGACGCCGTGCGTGCGGTGCTGTGCGAGGGCTCGGACGTTCCGTTGGCGCTGGTACGCGACCGGCTGGTGGTCGGGGACGTCCTGGGCGAGGTGCCGGCCGGCGCGCCCGCCGTGCCGTTGCAGCGTGACCTCGACCGGATTCAGCGCCGGCTGCGGCTGAAACCGGAGGCGGCGGCACGCGAGTTGGCGCTGGACCTGCGCAAGGACAACGACGCCGAGCGCAGCACGCTCCTGCACCGGCTGCGGCTGCTGCGGATCGCGTGGGGCGAGCCGGCCGCCTCGCCCGGCAGCACGGGGACCTTCCGGGAGACATGGCGGCTGCGGTGGGAGCCCGAGCTGTCGGTGCGGACCGCCGAAGCCGGGGTGTGGGGGACGACCGTGCTCGCCGCGGCCACCGCCAAGGCGGAAGCGGACGCCGTCGCCGCGCGTGACCTCGCCGAGGTGACCGGACTCGCCGAGCGCTGCCTCCTGGCCGGGCTGCCGGAAGCGCTTCCGACGGTGATGCGGGTCCTCGCCGACCGGGCGGCCCTCGACACGGACGTCGGCCACCTCGCCCAGGCGCTGCCCGCGCTGGTCCGTTCGCTCCGCTACGGCGACGTGCGCGGCACCGACACCGGCGCGCTGGCGGAGGTGGCCGCGGGCCTCGCCGAACGGGTCTTCGTCGGCCTCCCCCCGGCCTGCGCCTCGCTGGACGCGGACGCGGCGGACGGGATGCGGCGCCATGTGGACGCCGTGCACGCAGCGGTGGGGATGCTGGAGGAGACGGCAGCGGCTCCGGGACGGGCCGCCGCACCGGGACCGACGGTGGCCGGAGGAGTGCCCGGGGCAGCGGGGGGTCGCGCCGGGGGCGTGGAGCCCGGCGGGGTCGGGGAGCTGCCGGGCGCCTCCGCGGCGGGCGACCGGGACCGGGACCTCGACGGGGAGCCCCGCCCGGGACCCTGCGGTCTGCGGGAGCGCTGGCGGAGTGTGCTGCGGGTGCTCTCCGGGCGGGACACCGTGCCGGGGGTGATCCGGGGGCGGGCGGTGCGGCTGCTCCTGGACGAGGGGGAGTTGCACCAGGACGAGGCGGCGCGGCTCATGGGGCTCGCCCTGTCAGCGGGGACACCGCCGTCGGACGCGGCCGCCTGGATCGAGGGCTTCGTCGGCGGCGGTTCCGGGGGCGGGCTGCTCCTCATGCACGACGAACGGCTGCTCGGACTGGTCGACGGATGGCTCACGTCGGTGCCGGCGGAGGCGTTCACGGACGTATTGCCGTTGCTGCGGCGGACGTTCTCGGCCTACGAACAGGGGGTGCGCAGAACGCTGGGCGAGCTGGTCCGGCGCGGCCCGGGCAAGCGGGGCAGTGGGCCGGGCGCGGGCTCCGGGACACCCGGGTTCGCGGCGGAACTCGACGAGGAACGCGCCGACGCGGTCCTGCCGGTGGTACGTCTGCTGCTGGGATCGGGATCGGGATCGGGATCGGGATCGGGATGGGGGCCAGGGCCGGGGTCGGGATCGGAGCCGGTCCATGGGCTGGCGGACGACAACGAGCTCGCGGGGATGGGCACATGA
- a CDS encoding VWA domain-containing protein, which produces MRTTEAATTNAAATGVAVVNAAATGAAPSDAAVTGAAAVNAATVNAAATGAVGVEAGQERLRRWRLVLGGDAADGTGQALSGRDAEMDEALTALYGKESGARTGRERSAGLGASAPSVARWLGDIRRYFPSSVVQVMQRDAIDRLGLSALLLEPEMLEAVEADVHLVGTLLSLNKAMPETTKETARAVVRKVVEDLEKRLATRTRAALTGALDRGTRVRRPRHHDIDWNRTIAVNLKHYLPEYGTVVPERLVGYGRASRSVKKEVVLCIDQSGSMASSVVYASVFGAVLASMRSINTRLVVFDTAVADLTDLLDDPVDVLFGTRLGGGTDINRALAYCQARITRPAETVVVLISDLYEGGIRDEMLKRVAAMKASGVQFVALLALSDEGAPAYDREHAAALAALGVPAFACTPDLFPDVMAAAIEKRPLPVPDTD; this is translated from the coding sequence ATGAGGACGACCGAGGCTGCGACGACCAACGCAGCGGCGACCGGGGTAGCGGTGGTCAACGCGGCGGCGACCGGGGCTGCGCCGAGCGACGCGGCGGTGACCGGGGCAGCGGCGGTCAACGCGGCGACGGTCAACGCAGCGGCGACCGGGGCAGTGGGGGTCGAGGCCGGGCAGGAGCGGTTACGGCGCTGGCGGCTGGTGCTCGGGGGCGACGCGGCCGACGGCACCGGCCAAGCACTCTCCGGGCGGGACGCCGAGATGGACGAGGCGCTCACCGCGCTCTACGGGAAGGAGAGCGGGGCACGGACGGGGCGGGAGCGTTCGGCGGGGCTGGGGGCCTCGGCGCCGTCGGTGGCCCGCTGGCTCGGGGACATCCGCAGGTACTTCCCCTCCTCCGTCGTGCAGGTGATGCAACGCGACGCCATCGACCGGCTCGGGTTGTCCGCGCTGCTGTTGGAACCGGAGATGCTGGAGGCGGTGGAGGCCGACGTGCATCTGGTCGGCACGCTGCTCTCGCTCAACAAGGCGATGCCGGAGACGACGAAGGAGACGGCGCGGGCCGTGGTCCGCAAGGTCGTCGAGGATCTGGAGAAGCGGCTCGCCACCCGTACCCGAGCCGCGCTCACCGGCGCCCTCGACCGCGGCACGCGCGTCCGCCGCCCGCGCCATCACGACATCGACTGGAACCGCACGATCGCCGTCAACCTCAAGCACTATCTGCCCGAGTACGGCACGGTCGTGCCGGAGCGGCTCGTCGGGTACGGGCGGGCGTCGCGGTCCGTGAAGAAGGAAGTGGTCCTCTGCATCGACCAGTCGGGTTCGATGGCGTCGTCGGTGGTGTACGCGTCGGTCTTCGGTGCGGTACTGGCGTCGATGCGGTCGATCAACACACGGCTCGTCGTCTTCGACACGGCGGTCGCCGACCTCACCGACCTGCTCGACGACCCGGTGGACGTCCTCTTCGGCACCCGGCTCGGCGGGGGCACGGACATCAACCGGGCGCTCGCGTACTGCCAGGCGCGGATCACCCGGCCCGCCGAGACCGTGGTCGTGCTCATCAGCGACCTGTACGAGGGAGGCATACGGGACGAGATGCTCAAGCGGGTCGCGGCGATGAAGGCGTCCGGCGTGCAGTTCGTCGCGCTGCTCGCGCTGTCGGACGAGGGGGCGCCCGCCTACGACCGGGAGCACGCGGCGGCGCTCGCGGCGCTGGGCGTACCGGCGTTCGCCTGCACGCCCGATCTGTTCCCGGACGTCATGGCGGCGGCGATCGAGAAGCGTCCGCTGCCCGTGCCGGACACCGACTGA
- the sucC gene encoding ADP-forming succinate--CoA ligase subunit beta has protein sequence MDLFEYQARDLFAKHDVPVLAGEVIDTPEAARAATERLGGKSVVKAQVKVGGRGKAGGVKLAATPDEAVARATDILGMDIKGHTVHKVMIAETAPEILEEYYVSFLLDRANRTFLSIASVEGGMEIEEVAETRPEAVAKTPIDANEGVTPEKAREIVEAANFPAEVADKVAGVLVTLWKTFIEEDALLVEVNPLAKVASGDVIALDGKVSLDENAEFRQPGHEEFVDHASANPLEAAAKAKNLNYVKLDGEVGIIGNGAGLVMSTLDVVAYAGEAHGGVKPANFLDIGGGASAAVMANGLEIILGDPDVKSVFVNVFGGITACDEVANGIVQALQLLADKGEEVTKPLVVRLDGNNAELGRKILSDANHPLVQRVDTMDGAADKAAELAAAK, from the coding sequence GTGGACCTGTTCGAGTACCAGGCGAGGGACCTCTTCGCCAAGCACGATGTACCGGTGCTGGCCGGTGAAGTCATCGACACGCCTGAGGCGGCCCGCGCAGCCACCGAGCGTCTCGGTGGCAAGTCCGTCGTCAAGGCCCAGGTGAAGGTCGGCGGGCGTGGCAAGGCCGGTGGCGTGAAGCTCGCCGCCACCCCGGACGAGGCCGTCGCCCGCGCGACGGACATCCTCGGCATGGACATCAAGGGCCACACGGTCCACAAGGTGATGATCGCCGAGACGGCCCCGGAGATCCTGGAGGAGTACTACGTCTCCTTCCTCCTCGACCGTGCCAACCGCACCTTCCTCTCCATCGCGTCCGTCGAGGGCGGCATGGAGATCGAGGAGGTGGCGGAGACCCGCCCCGAGGCCGTCGCCAAGACGCCGATCGACGCCAACGAGGGTGTGACTCCCGAGAAGGCCCGTGAGATCGTCGAGGCCGCGAACTTCCCGGCCGAGGTCGCCGACAAGGTCGCAGGCGTCCTCGTGACGCTGTGGAAGACCTTCATCGAGGAGGACGCCCTTCTCGTCGAGGTCAACCCGCTGGCGAAGGTCGCCTCCGGCGACGTCATCGCCCTCGACGGCAAGGTCTCCCTGGACGAGAACGCCGAGTTCCGTCAGCCGGGACACGAGGAGTTCGTCGACCACGCGTCGGCCAACCCGCTCGAGGCCGCCGCTAAGGCGAAGAACCTCAACTACGTCAAGCTCGACGGCGAGGTCGGCATCATCGGCAACGGCGCGGGTCTCGTCATGAGCACCCTCGACGTCGTCGCGTACGCCGGTGAGGCGCACGGTGGGGTCAAGCCCGCCAACTTCCTCGACATCGGCGGTGGCGCCTCCGCCGCCGTCATGGCGAACGGCCTGGAGATCATCCTCGGCGACCCGGACGTCAAGTCCGTATTCGTCAACGTCTTCGGTGGCATCACCGCCTGTGACGAGGTCGCCAACGGCATCGTCCAGGCGCTGCAGCTGCTGGCGGACAAGGGCGAGGAAGTCACCAAGCCGCTGGTCGTCCGTCTCGACGGCAACAACGCCGAGCTGGGTCGCAAGATCCTCTCCGACGCCAACCACCCGCTGGTCCAGCGCGTGGACACCATGGACGGCGCGGCCGACAAGGCCGCCGAGCTCGCGGCTGCGAAGTAA